Sequence from the Fusarium oxysporum Fo47 chromosome VI, complete sequence genome:
CGGCGATGGACTATGCCAACACGCCTCTGGCCAACTGGAATCTATCGCATCTTTTATAATCCTAGAAAAATATTGTTATTTTTCAGATCGGTACCAAGCGTACTATAGGCATCGATGCCCTGACCGCAGCTACGTTTGTCATGAGTGTGGAGCACGATACATCTGGGTTTATGAGGACAATTGTGTCACACTTCGCGTTCGGATGAACGTGTCTTATGGTAGCCCAGATTCCATAAACTGGCTCTCAAACCTCAGTTTCGAAACTGATGAGCACCCTATCCTCAATAGCAGTACCGAACATGTATTGTGGTGCTCCAATCCTGTTTGTGGTACAGGCTGTGGAGAACGATGGTTGCTGATGGTGGAAATTTTCAAGAGACACACGATGCACTATTACCTTCAAGACATAGAGCTTGAGTTCCGTTGCATGACTTCCATAGATAGGCTGCCTTTAACACTGGAATATCAGACTTTTCATGATGTAGCAGATTGGACTCCAGGGGGCGGACCATAGTGGCATTGATTCTTTTATATGATCCTGAAGGTAGCAGATAATAACAAGAACCTTTCCTGAAATATCAAGGTCTGTTAGCCCTGATGTACTATCAAGTAATTCAAAGTTATCGTCTGTGTATTCCCTTTTCCCATTGACTGCTAGTTCCAACTTCAAACGtctgaactgaactgaaaAGGTGAGATAGAACGGTGTCGAAACGTAATCATACCTATGCAAGGCTGTAGGGGCCGAAGAGGAGAATGGCTATAGAGAGTCGTTCCAACAGCCTGGTCCATCCATCGTTAGAAGACAAGAGATCAATTTCTGCCTTGCAGACCTTGAATGCAGTGTCGGACTTGGCGAGGCTCATTGTGATCACTTGATCACCTATGATTCAATAAGGAGTACAGAAATTGTGTCTTACGATAGCCGTACTGGCGTTCGAGACTTGCGAGCAGTACAACGTATAAGCGAGCACGACGAGCTGATAAAAACTTATGATCAGATCATCCAGATCAACCAGTATAATGATTTATAACTTTTAGTAGAACTGATATCAAGCGTACAAAAATGCCCAAGACTTTTAATAAAGCGTTGATGATCCTTTGGTCTCAGAGTCGTTGGTCATCGATCACCTCAGAGACCGCAGTGACCTCACTCCTTCCTTTTCAAGGCCTCCTGCCCAAGGGAGATCACCATGGTAGCCACGTCTCCTTCCTATGCTCAAGCAATGGGTAAAACTTGGTCTGACGAATTCCCTCAGGGAACTGGGAGTTCCGAGGAACATTGGTATGATGCAAGGAAAGTAATCGCTGCTCTCTATGGAGATATCCAGGGCCAGAAGAGTTTAGAAGACGGGTTTAGAAATAGTGATAGTGGTAAAGCATAGAGTAAACGAAGCTATTCCCAATGGGTGTAGCGTAGTCTGACTAGTCATCAAAACGAGCAATTAGGCAGGAATTCGACTATTAAGACTACCACATATTCGGATCAATAAACTAGCCCCATTTAGCCTAGTGCTGCCTCCATATACAGAGGATACGTAAGGTACCAAGTCATCTGAGGGTAAAACTGGATCCTGGAACTTTTGAAAGCTCCACTATTACACGTGACGTCTTGCTCTTATCTGATCATGATTTTAGATCTGATAAACCGCTCAACTTAAACCCCTGCctgtcttcatctttgaTCAGCCCAGCGGCGGCGCCATGAAATTCGCACCTTCTCTGGGCGCGCTGCTCATCAATCTCTCACTATGGACGCTTTCCCTTGCAGCCGAGGACAGATCTCCTGAGCGGGTATGTTACGACGCGTGTTTCGCCTGCCTAAAGCCCGTGCATTTCGACGACGTGCTGCGGAACCAAACGGGTTTTACCAAAACCTGCTACAGCCCCAAAGCAATATTATCACTGTATTTGTGTGTTGATGTATATTGCACGCCTGGAGCGAGAGAGGTAGGGCTGGGGCCGTACAATGAGACGTGTCGGGAGCAGGCGCATATTGTTTTACCGCCGTTTGACGTGATTTCGAATTATACAGCCGAAGATGTCAAGGGAGTGAGAAGATTTGAGCAGAATGAGACGGATGAGGGTGTTCTGTTTAGAGAGGTTGTCGTGCCTTCTGAGCATTGGTTTGGGATCTGGTGGGATACTTTGGTAGGTAATCTGAGATTGAAGGTTGAGCGAAACTGATTGTGATGCAGGACTCTGTGGCGTATACGTATACTTACCATGATGTCTACGGGTAGGAAAATCCTCGGGTATGTCAGCCAGAGTGCTAAATATTAATAGGCGCGCCATGATCACCTTCTGGATCATCGTAGTAGCTATCGGCTTCTTGAACCACGCAATCCTTCATATCGCTAATCTGCAAATGCTTCGCAACTATTCTCCAAAGTCCGGCGGCCGACTCTGGAACTTTTACAATTGGGCACTTAACCGCATCACTGTCCCAGCTTTTATTGGAGATCGATGCGCGCAGAAAGTCGGCTGGGGAACTGTCCCTCCCCAGATACAGTCTTGGACCTTGTTTGctttcctccttctcaacatcgcGTTGAGCATCCTTGGATACAGAATCGTGCCAGTCAATATGTAGTAAGTACCAATCGTCCTTGGGTAATAATGGCTCGAGACTCACATTGCTGCAGCTTTCCATCGACGGCGAAACAGCTTCTTCGTTATGTCTCTGATCGCACGGGTATCATCTCGTGGGCCAACTTCCCAGTGATTTGGCTCTTTGGTATGAGGAATAATCTCCTCATGTGGCTAACTGGTTGGGACTTTGGAACGTACAATAACTTTCATCGATGGGTTGCGCGAATTGCAACTCTTCAAGCAATTGTTCACTCTATCGGGTATACCTGGTTGATTGTCTTGGGTTCGTTATACCTCTTGTTGTGGACTATTTTCATGCTAACTATGTATTAGAGGGAGGCTGGGAGTATTATCTATTCTGGTGGAACTATATGTTCTGGTGGGTTGGCGAAGTGGTATGTTTTCTCCCATTGTTGGCTGGCAATTTTATCTGACATGCCCAGGCAACCATTGTCATGTCTCTTCTCGTAGGGGCATCTTTTTACTGGATCCGACGTCAGCAGTACGAGTTATTCTTGGTCGTACATATTATAATGTcaatcatcctcctcatcacaATGCTTGCGTAAGTCCAACCATCCCATTCGTATCAGTCTTCACTGACAGAGCAGTCACGTCTCCATTTTTCAAGGCGAATACGACGTCTTCTTCTGGGTACCCTGCTTCATCTGGGTTGGCGACCGCGTCATTCGAGCTCTTCGCATCGCAGCTTTCAACCCCAAACTCTGGGATACCCGAGCCACTTCTATTTACCATCCATCCTCCAACATTGTCAGACTTGTCGTTCCCTGGTCAAGCAGTCTGTACAAACCAGCCCCAGGGACATTCTACTACATTCACGTTCTCAACGGACCTCGATGCTGGGAAAGTCACCCCTTCACCGTGGCAATGGTCACCGATGAAGGACAACGTGCTTCAAAGCTCCTTGGCGAACAAGCTCCTCTGCTCGACGGCACTGTTGCCGAACAAAGCTCCGATCCCGTCGACTCACAGGACATACTCAGCGACTCTCGCACGATGACATTTCTAATCCGTCCCTACGACGGCTTCACCTCCAGACTTCGCGACACCGCATCAGCAGTCTGGCCTAAAAATGTCCCTCAACGAGTCCTCATCGACGGTCCCTACGGGCATACTCGTCCCCTCCATCTCTTCGATAACGTAACCTTTATAGTCGGCGGAAGCGGCATCGTCGTTCCCCTGTCATACCTCCAACTCCTCACCGGCCCAACAGCCCCTCGCTCCGTCAAAATCCACTGGGCCGTTCGCGAACCCGCTTTGGCGCTCGATGTTTTACAAACAGACATCGCTGATGCTTTGGGGAGCACGAATCTCAGCGTTGAAATACATCTCACGACACATACACCGCAAGATGAGTTGAGTGAGTGGCCGTCGCAGGTCACCTTGCGAAGAGGAAGGATAGATGCTTCGGATGTGGTGAGGAGGCGAAGTGAAGAGGTGATGGGAGAGAGTCTTGCGATTGTTGCCTGTGGACCGGCGCAGATGGCGGACGATGCGAGAAAGACAGTTG
This genomic interval carries:
- a CDS encoding ferric reductase like transmembrane component-domain-containing protein, coding for MKFAPSLGALLINLSLWTLSLAAEDRSPERVCYDACFACLKPVHFDDVLRNQTGFTKTCYSPKAILSLYLCVDVYCTPGAREVGLGPYNETCREQAHIVLPPFDVISNYTAEDVKGVRRFEQNETDEGVLFREVVVPSEHWFGIWWDTLDSVAYTYTYHDVYGRAMITFWIIVVAIGFLNHAILHIANLQMLRNYSPKSGGRLWNFYNWALNRITVPAFIGDRCAQKVGWGTVPPQIQSWTLFAFLLLNIALSILGYRIVPVNMYFPSTAKQLLRYVSDRTGIISWANFPVIWLFGMRNNLLMWLTGWDFGTYNNFHRWVARIATLQAIVHSIGYTWLIVLEGGWEYYLFWWNYMFWWVGEVATIVMSLLVGASFYWIRRQQYELFLVVHIIMSIILLITMLAHVSIFQGEYDVFFWVPCFIWVGDRVIRALRIAAFNPKLWDTRATSIYHPSSNIVRLVVPWSSSLYKPAPGTFYYIHVLNGPRCWESHPFTVAMVTDEGQRASKLLGEQAPLLDGTVAEQSSDPVDSQDILSDSRTMTFLIRPYDGFTSRLRDTASAVWPKNVPQRVLIDGPYGHTRPLHLFDNVTFIVGGSGIVVPLSYLQLLTGPTAPRSVKIHWAVREPALALDVLQTDIADALGSTNLSVEIHLTTHTPQDELSEWPSQVTLRRGRIDASDVVRRRSEEVMGESLAIVACGPAQMADDARKTVADLLRNGVMRVEYFEESFQW